A region of the Notolabrus celidotus isolate fNotCel1 chromosome 18, fNotCel1.pri, whole genome shotgun sequence genome:
GTCTGTGTCTACCCTGGCTTGTGCAATCTTTACTGGACATGAACTCATGgcgtttttctctctgtgacctAGGATTGTGCTGATCAGAAGAGAGCGATTGATTCAAAGGCACATGGAGAGCCTGAGGGCTAACCCACGGCAGAACGAGGTGGACCCTGACGCCCTGCACTGGACGCCTTCCACCACTCACAATGCAGTGCTgtctgaagaggagagagaggcagagatggaTGTAGGTTGAATCAGGAGACAGTagttgtttgtttacacttgCCTACAATGCTATTACTGGATGTTTGTTTGATTAGCTGGAGAGTTCAAATAGAGGCCGTTACCGGGAAGAGCATTGTCTCTGTCAGCAGGCACTTAATGTTGTGCAAAATTGCCCTAAATCAGTTCACTACATAATTGATAGTGCTGAATATTCCATGAAATGCAATCCCTCCACGGTTGCTTAACGGAAATGTTTCCTCCATGACGGGCAGACATCCAATCAGGACGCTGCTCTTATTATCAGGAGGAACCTGCAGCGATTCATTTGTCATGATGTTAATTCCAATCCCTTGTTTTCCCATTAGCCTCATTGCTCAGATGTTGGAAGGCGTGCGTGCGCCTCTCCCAGAGATAATGCGTCTTGTCTGTTTAATTACCAGGCTGAGCGGCTGAAGGAGCAGGCCAGTTGctgggagaaggaggagagagagggcttCATGATGACTCACGGTAGCAGGCAGCCTCTCACTAAAGTCCACTGTAAGGTCCCCTTCAGGACGTACGAGCGACGCCCTGCGCTGTCCTGGACCAGACGCATCcagcagaaacaggaagtgagcgACGAGGACGCTGATGACGACGAGGATGACTCGGACGGCTCGGACGGCTCACCGCCCATCCTGACGAAAGCCCATGCGATGCTAGCAGCCAAGAGAAAGGTGACTTACTGTTTGTTGATGTGAATCATGCTTCTCTGCATCACCTCGAGTCAGCTGTTCTCCCCTGTGGGTTCATCTTATTTATTATGTGGGATTTTATTCAAGAACAAAGTGGAGTTGAATGTATATCATTAGATATTTTCCTTCATTAGGGACCATGTTGTGTACTCTAGTGAGATGGAAAGGTTCGATAAATATTCATGAATTCAGTGAAGGGTTCAGTGGCTTCCTCCTGTCATCTGGAGCCTCCCAGTGTGCCTGCAGCTGTAGATAATAGATTGTGTTTTCACTGCTAGTGTCGAGGCTGTGCAGCCTAAACCTTGTACTATTGTCAATGGTCATGGTTAATTTACTGCCCTCCTCTGTGCCTCTCACATCTGTTCCGTCTATATGGCACTGCCCCCTTGTGCTGGAGATAATATTACAGCCGGCTGCGTGATGTCAGGGAGACCTTCTTTCAACAGCAACAGTATGGAAAGAAAGAACGACACTGGCTGCTGGAGTTTATTTAGTGCATTAGTTACAGTATTGATTTCACATTCCTCTTGTGGAGGATTTCGGAGAGGAAAGCAGTTGAGTCGGAGGCAGCCGGTGGGAAACAACTGGAGTATGTAAAATATAGACTGTGGTTTCTGCTTACTCTGCCTGTCTCATTTGTGGTTTTCCACAGCAGGCAGCATTGCTTAACCATTTAGTCTCACAGTgaggttttaacattttacatttagcacacaaaaaaaaaaaaaaaacctgaatgaATTTCTGCAGAATCCTAGCAGAGGTCATCCAACTAGTGCCCCAGTTTTTCAGACTTTACAGTAGCTGCTCCGCTCTCCTGGAGGTTTTCGATTTCTGTTTTTCATCCTGTGTCTCCTTTTATTCGTGTTTCAGAGAACCATTGTGCTCAAGAAGAGAGGGCGTAAGAGAAAGAGAATAAACAGCAGCGTTACAACAGAAACCATCTCCGAGACAACAGAGGTGCTGAACGAGCCGTTCGATAACTCAGAGGATGAGCGTCCTATGCCCCTGCTGGAACGCACCTGCAGAGTGGGCgagatggaggaagaagaagaggaggaggaggaacaggaggacaAGACACCGATTACACCGATGAAACGCCGAAGAGGCCGCCCGAGGCTGGAGAAGAATGCACAGAAAGACAAACTGGAACGCTGGAATGAAGGTATTTGCATCTTCATTGTTGTAAAATTGTTTGAAAGTAAGTTTTTATGTTTCTATCAAAACATTTACgtgttcttctcttttctccagGAGCTGATATCCTCTCCAAGAGACCCAGCAGACCTCGTCCAGTGAAGCGGAAGAAGGGCTGGCCGAAAGGAGTTAAACGTGGCCCTCCCAAATGGAGATTAAAGAATGAGCGAAAGATGGGCTTCAAACTCAACCTCTACACACCACCAGAGACCCCGATGGAGGCAGAGCAGCACCACATTCAGACCGAAGAAGCAAAAGAAGAACCAGATCAGGACGTTGCCAGTGCAGACGAGGACAGCAAGGCAGGTAGAGGGTCGGCTAGTCCGGATATGATGCTAGACAGACTCCCCTCTGAGCCCTCGAGCCCCGCTGACCTCGGCTCCCAGAAATCAAGCTCCCCTGAAGGATCACCGGTCACCTCTCCGGTGTGCTCGCCTCCCTATCCGGGTGCCGTGTCGCCTGCAATGTGCGAGGACAGAGGAGATTCCCCAGACCCACCTGAGGATGACCAACAAGAGAGCGAACATGGGCAGGACTCTCCAGCCAAAGATGTGGAACACATAACAGAGGGTGCTGTCTCACTGGAGAATGAcaatgaggaagaagaggaggaggacgagcagagagctcaggtggagGATCAGGATGCAGACGACGAGGATGACAGTCACAGTAAGACAGCAGAACCTGAGAGCAGCAAAGCAGAGTCGGAAGAGAGTTTGAAAGAAACGCCTGAATGCACTCCACCTTTTTTAGATCCAAAAGAAGACAACGACTCTGAGTTGAGTCAGCAGGTTTCTACTGTGCCGTGTAGTGAAGAGGACCCCGCCGCTGCCGCTGCTGCAGACAGCATCCAGGAAGCAGTGACAGAAACTACAGTAGCAACACCAGCACCTGAAGCAGTAGCAGTGGCTTCAGTAGCAGCTGCAGACTCTGACAACCCTGCAGACTCTGagtcagaggaagagagcaCGCCCAGTCCTCGTCCAGATCTCCCACCTCCTCCGCCCACGGAGAGACCGACGCTCAGTCCCGTGCTGAGGGAGAATCCCCCGATCTGCACCGAGATTGACTCAGAGACGGCCCAAGCTGTTCAGTCCCTGACGCAGGAGACAGAGCGAGAGAATgtgttccaggactgtgtggAGAGCCAGGAACCCTGCAGGAGTCTGCAGACCTACACCCATGTGCCCCAAAGCCCCCAGCTCACCGCTCTGGATGACTGCCCCCAGTCGGACCACAGCAGTCCCCTCTCCTCAGCGCAATCCCATCCCAGCCAGTCGGTACGCTCCGTTAACAGCCCGGCTGTCTCCATCCTGGAGAGCGGCTACACTCAGATCAGCCCCGACCACAGTGCCATCTCAGTGCCCTCGCTCCACAACATGGAGACCAGCCCCATGATGGATGTGCCATCAGTGTCGGATCACTCTCAGCAGGTGGTTGACAGTGGGTTCAGCGATTTGGGGAGCATCGAGAGCACCACGGAGAACTATGAGAACCCCAGCAGCTATGACTCCACCATGGGAGGCAGCATCTGTGGGGCAGGCCCCACCCAGAACAGCTGCTCCTATGGCAGCATCCCCCCCAGCGGCTTGGCCCAGAGCAGCTGTGCTGTGAGCCAGCAAATGGCCGCCGTCAACCCGGGCAGCTGCGGGATGATTCAGCCAAACAGCCTGAGCTCGCCGCCGCACTGCAACGTCAAGTCACCGCAGGGCTGCGTGGTGGTTGAGAGGCCTCCCAGCAACAGCCAGCACAGTCAACACAGCCAGCGCAGCCAACACACTCAACACACTCAACACAGTCAGCATAGCTCCCACAGCAGGCACGGCCCTCACAATCAGCACAGCCAACACAATCAGCACGGTCCACACAATCAGCTAAGCCAGCACAGTCAACACAATCCTCACAACCAGCATAGTCACCACCACAATCACCACCTGCAGCACAATCAGCTCAGCCAGCACAATCAGCACGCTCAGCACGGCCTTCACAATCAACACAGTCAGCACAGCCAGCAGCAGTCCATGGCGCAGTGTGCCATCCCCACCAACTTCGCCACCACCATGCAGCTGGCAGACATCCCTGAATCTGGCAACCCCAACTTCGCCCTCTACGAGAGGATCAACCACCAAGGGGAGTACGGCAGTGGGCACTACCCGCAGTCGTCTGGCCTCAGTCTGGCCAAACTGCAGCAGTTCACCAACACATTTATCGACCATTCTCACTCGCTGCCTTTTAACCACTCAGCCTCACACCCCATCACATCTTATGCAAACACGCCCTCGCTCTCATCCCAGCACTCCAGTCTGGTCTCCTTGTCCCAGACATCGCATCGAGTCCCCAACCCACAGGTGCAGGCCACCATGACCCCGCCCCCCAATCTCAGCTCCCCGCCGCCCATGATGCTCCAGCGTAACATGGGCATCCCGCCATCGCAGCGCATTCAGCCCCAAATGGCCTCCAAGAGTCACATCTCCGCACGCTCCAAGTCTGCCCCGCTGTCGCACCACCAGCAGCAGATGTACGCCCGGCCGCCACAGACCGTGGCCATGCAGGCGCCGTCCAGAACGCTGGCCGCCATGCCGCGCATGAACATGAGCGTGAATATCATGCCGGCGCCGGGCTACAACGTCAACTCCATGAACATGCCCTCCCTCAATCCCATGAACGGCTACAGCATGAGCCAGCCCATGATGAACAGCGGCTACCATGGCAACCATGCCTACATGAACCAGTCACCCCAGTACTCTATGCAGATGGGCATGATGGGAACACAGCCATACCCCCAGCAGTCCATGCAGGCTCCACCACATGGCAACATGGTGTACACTCCAGCTGGTCACCATGGCTACATGAACACAGGCATGTCCAAGCAGTCCCTTAAAGGGCCTTTCATCAGGCGGTAACTCTCCGCAAGACtgagctgtttcttttttttttttctttttttttttctcgtgtGCATTTTGCTGTTTACAGATGCACTGATCTGGCCTTTTGTTGTTTGGGtgtcttttttgttattgtttattacttaaaaaccagcagcagcacttgGAAAGAATGCAAAAATTTTCATCAATGAGTAAACTTTGAAGCTATtgttaaaaagtatttttgttTCTCCAAATGGGAAGCCTTACATCATTACGATGAAAATCTATTTAATTAGTGTTAGTGTCTCTGATGTGTCTTTAGAGCGGGCGGGTTCAGAGCTCAGAGGTAGAGATTTCATCAGTGGTCTTGCAGTCGTGTAGCAGCCTCAAATGAAGCCATTTAATGTGCCTGCTACAGGAGGAGCTAGTGGCTGTTTGAACCTGTTCAGTGTACCTGTCTAACAGTGCTGACAATTAGTTTGTACTATACTCATGCCTTTGtatatttaaattattgtacttattttgtaaaGTGACAACTAGCATGCTTCAGTCTCTGTTAGTGACAGTGCATTGAGTAGTACTGTACAAGTGTTGTGCTTAATAGCAAGCCATTTTAAAGATATCTGGCCTTTATTAGGTTTCCCTCGAAAGGGAGAAAGATGAAACTATATTTTGTTAATtctaataatgtaaaaaaatgtaaacttagTCCTGTTTTCTGTTCGGTTTGAGAGGTTTTATTGCTATGTATGTATAATTCTGAAGTCTTTTGTAACAGATCTCCTTGAGGCAGCTTTCTGTTTAATAAAGCAGACTGATTTCTGTCAAAAATAACAAAGCATATCTCAGTGTTTGTACCCTGAAAAAttctaaaacatttcaaaatgtccAGAAGTGTGGCAGAATTTAAAAGAACTAAATGATTATATTGACGaataacaataaagaaaatataaatttaGTCCAAAGTTGATATTTTACATAATGCCTTTAAAGCTACGTTTTCATTCCATCTGTAGATTTGTTTTCTATCTTTATAAAATGTTGGATTTATATTTTACCGAAATGTAGAAGAATAGAGCCTGTGAATAGACCAAACTAAGCTAATGGATTGCATGTAAAACGCAACTTgtacttgtgtttttgtttatattgCTCTTTTGTAGCCTTTGTACCTGTACAGAGTTGCTGGTAAGAACAGGGGGGAAATACCTGGCTATGTGCACAAAAATCAGACAGAATGACATTCTTGTATTTATGACTTTTCTCCTTTTGTCAGTTACTTAAAATGCTGTACATTTTAGCATAAGAATAAATTATGATTGACCATGTACTGGATTGTTCTCCTTTAATTTTGAACATGTTCCAGCTTGAGGCGTGTCACAGAATGAAGGCACAGTGATAGAGTTTGGTGATCCAGGCAGCTGTTTTCGCCGTAGTAATACATTCTAAAACGAAAAAGGTTATGACTCACACTGGACTGCACAGGGACTTGATTAATGAGATATTTCATCTCTGTACATTTCAAACAAAAGCATTTTAGTCCCAGGGTGCTGGTTTGGCCTTGTGTTAGTGATGCACCCGATGTACCGAGGTCCTTGACATGAGGGGCCCGGGTTCCGATCTGACCTGCAGCCCTTTAACGCATGTCATTCCACACTTGCTCTCCCAGTTTCCAACCCTATTCCTGTCCTATCCACTtcataaaggcataaaagcacaaaattaaaccttaaaaatacaaaaagcatTTTAGTTCTAAGATTTTTAGGAACGAAATCTaataaaagtttgaaaacaaatacaaatggtGGGCCTTGAATGGCAAAACACTCAGAGTAATAAATTATTGAGCCTCTTCATTGAAATAATCGTCATTATTAAAACGAACTCACAATTTGAAGGACCTCAAACACAATTATagacatccatccattcattatctTGACCCCTTATCCTGACCTTTCTCAAATGACTCAAGACTTATACCAAATTGTATTTGGTATAGCCTCCACTACATTGGATTTTGACTTGTCTTGAAttaaatttgacattgtttgccCTGTCTTAGACTTGACTCATAGAACTTGAAATCTAAACCAGATCTGATATGATTGAATCATTTGTTTCAACTAACTTCTGTCTCAACTTGGACTTACTGTATTTCAAATTAGTAATGGCCTGACTTTGAAATAACTTGAGACCTAAATTGGATCTGCATTGATCTAATTCATACTTAGACTAGAACCCATCTCCAATGACTCTGAGTTGTCTTAAGTTTGGGTTTAATAACTACTGGCTGGGCTTTGGTCAATGTAAATGTAACTAAAATCAGGCTATAGCAACTGGAACTATGACTTGGGAACCAACTTGTCTTGAATGACTTGTGATTGGACTTGTACTTGTCCAAACTGACTTGAGGCTTTTCTTGACTTTTTATCTGACATTAATGGGACTCGACCTTGACCTGTCCTGAATGATTAATTACATTATTTGGACTTTATAAGAGACTTTATTATCCCAGCTTATCCAAAACGTGTCTAAAATGACTTGAAACCAAACTGGAACGCAAGGATTGTTCCAAGATTCAACTTGTCCAATGAATCAAACTATCAGCTCTGCTCTGTAGAGTCTTCACTTTTCCCCAGAAGCTGAATGTCCAGCTCTCTCAGTTGTTTCAGGAATCCCCAGTTAGGTATGATCCGTCTGCGTTGTTTCACGTGATCGATGGCGTCGGCTACTGTCATGTTCTCGCAGATCATGAGGTAAGCAAGGAAAAGTGTGGCGGACCGACTCCTTCCCATCACACAGTGCACCAGCAGTTTATCtggagatgaaaaaaacaatcaggAAAATATCTATGCAAGGTTACATTTGTCAGCTTagtccagaatttttttttttcccactttcCCACAAGCGACAAAACCCTAcagaaagtttttgtttttaaggtaTTCATAATTGAGATTATAATTACATTTAAGATGCTGATTTAACAaagaatattttatattttccatAAAACTTGTATTTAATAATCCCTTTAAGAGATGTCCACGGCAGAGTCGCTATTTAAACACGGACATGGACATAATTGCGACATTGATGTTGAGTATtacaaataatgtttttaatttctctgaTCTTATACCTGAAAACTTGTGTGGTTGTTAACCAAAGTTTGAGGCTGAATCTCTTAAAGCCTGGGCACGTACtgtcaatacatttttttcctatCAGCTCAATACAATGAAGGTGAATTAGATTTCAAAAGTGGTTCTCAGAACTTAATATTTTCAAGGCTTTGAAGCATCACAAACTGAACCCTATTCATCAACCCCTTCACAAAGGTGGAGGTTGATATGTGTGAATTTTATTATAGGTACAGTTCCCTTGAAAACCTGTAGCTACCTACACTTACCTAATCCTTGACCACAGGCTACACTCTCACTCTCAAAGGCCTGATTGTTATAAGACGGTAGCTTAATTCTCCAtgtttatatttgacattacaTCTAATACAGACAGTAATGAAAGGACAATGATACAAAGAAACGTCTACACACTTGACCCTCCAAAGTATGGCTTTGTGTGCTGACATGTTCTGATCTGACTACAAAGGAAGTGTGTTGAGTGTGAAGTCTCTATTCACCGCATTCACGTGGCAGCCGTTTTACCTGTGAGGGCGCGCTTGGCTTGAAGTGCTGTGTTACAGGTTTGTTAGCTGGATTTTTTATTAGAAATCAATGTCCTTGATTGATTAGCAACGAAAACACATATACTGAGGTACATGAGTGGGTATTGTAAGTTAAAGCAACATGTTTCATAACCCTTTAGCTACTGTTTGACAAAAGGTAACACTAGCATGCAACATCTTTCTAgctaacttaaagctgctgttggtagtcacagagtttTCTGAACCCTATGGCTGCTATCAGAGCTACATCAGTATTAGCATCCAACTGCTTCCTAACTAACATCACAGTCTGCTGGATTCACAGGATATGAAAAGTAAGGCATACATTTCAAGCTAACACTGATGCTATATAGGTGGTTCAAAAGTAGAGTTACCTGTTGTTACTTATTAAGTCTTTGAATGTTAGCCTTTCTCATGCTAATGCTGTGGCAGCAGGCCGAGCActctaggcaaggcaagtttatttataaagcaccattcatacaaagagcaattcaaagtgctttacagagttaaaaacaaaaaccagaacagtaacaattaacaaaaacacacaacaaacacttcaaacatttacattttatatacagccagttattttttatctactctctctctctctgtctctctctctctctctctctctctctctctctctctctctctctgtgtgtagttatgtaacttaacgtacatagtaaacagTTTttggtcttattatttatttaaattaggagggattattataaatgatcagcccccttcgctgctctgaagtccgtaacttgcagagtcttactggctggctcagacctcttgacacccccgcagggtgcccgtatgcccaacatttaattgtagatccaatatcaagttcattccataacgccataccttgtcagaaaatatccaatttaaaatatgacattaaacaaacataagcatgataacataaaacattttaaaatctaagatcaagaaagagaGTGAAATTAGATACAAaatttcattaaaactcagtttgtttaaataaactaaaagtttgtagttacagaaataaaaactaagattTAAAAATGGGTTTGCATCCATTATTGAGCAGTGTAAGCAACTAAAAACAGGAATGTTTTTTAGTCTGTTGGGTCTGCTAGCCAAAACTAGCATGTTTCCAGGAGATCTAGAGGTTTTCCCTGTCCAGACTGACTGTAACCTGCTCAGTAGGTTCATGGTCTACCCTGGGGTCCCCATCCAGTTGGATGTGCCTGGAAAAATATGTTGTCTGACCTTGTTTCTTAACTAAAAAATATGGTCAATGAAGCTACAAAGGATTTGTGAATCCGAAATACATCAGTGCTACGTTTTAGCAGCATTTCAGCCATGACACCATGGAACCATCTGCTACTTTgctaatgaacatgtttaaacaGGCATCCTAATGGTGTTTCAAACAGAACTGACCATGAGTGCTTCGTTGACCTGTGGTCTGAATATTTTCTGTTGTCTTACTCTGAGGATTGCACAGCGTTTCCTTGATGAACCCGGCAGCAGAGTAGAAATACTGGCTGAGGTCAAAGGATGTGACGTCTTCTGCTACGACACCATAGTAGACGATGTTCATGTCACTGTAGTACCCAGCTCCTGTGTCCACGTTGTTCCACGTTCCCTCTGCTGCATTCAAGACGTGCGTAATCCCCAACTTCTTCAGATTATACTTGTCCTTTGCAGTCTCCCTGCAAGAAGCTGGTGTGAATATTACTATAatcctcttttattttattcaggtTTGTGATTTAATACTTTTTTACTTACTCATCCCCAATATAGACGTTGGGCCAGACCTCGTTGACATGAGTGTAAGCCACACTCCCACGGTTGAGGATTTTCTCTAGCTCATAGCCCCCAGGTGTAACATATTCATCCACTGGACTGGATTCCTTTGTTACATTTATCTTTGTGCCGGTCTTTGACTTGTGAGAAGCCATTTTCTCACATTGGCTTCTATTCACACATGATTTATAAGCTTAACGGTGAGAAGAAAAACCACACTTgctctttttccctctctacTTACTCCCTCTGCAATCatgaaaaatagattttttggtgtttgttttcacatgcATCTCTAATTCCACTCACCAAGAGATTACAGTCCTTCCTTTTCCTACTTGaaaattttgttttcatcatccTGGCAGCTTGTTGTGAAGCCGTCCTTAAAGGCAGAACATGGTGAGGTTTAATTCTGGCAGGCGCAGATTGTATAACCGCTCTGTGACGGGGCATCAAATGCAGGGGATATTTTTAGGGCTGTGATGTGGCGGGCCCCTGACCTTAGCTGCCACGTTCCCTGCCTGTGGGGAAAACTTCCACCCAGCCTGTCCCTGCCATCCTCTTCTAAACACACAACTTTAATCTCCGCTGCTGGCAGGAAGCCGTGCTTATCCAAACTTTGCACTTGCCAAAGGATACCCAAATTCACTGGAGTGAACAGGACACTCTGAGTTTTTGCTCAGCCGTGTGAGCGACTCCTTGAAAATTGTGTCAGTCTCTTTTAGCCTCTCTGCATATCTTCAGATGCTGGGAGCAACCGTGTAAGTGTCCGTTAAGGATGTACTGCATTTTTCTGGAGTCTCTCCGGGGCCAAACGAGAACTGAAATGTGTCAGACTGTTAGACAGATGAGGTTTTTCACAGGATGGCACATGTCTTTGATTCCCCGTTATATGATATGCATGGTCCATTCAGTGATCTAAATGCAAGCCCCCAAAGTGAGAGTGTGATGATGACTGTATTGCAGAACGGCTGGATGAAGCTGCTAACATGTCAGACAGAGTTTTCACACCATCAGActcctttatttttctctcataTCTTCATACTCTGCCATCATTCATTCTGACAGTGAAATCATTAAACCTGTGATATCCAAttccttttattttgacagcatctctccctctctttttctcccagtGTGCTCTGGAGAGCATCTCTTATTAAGATGGCTTCAGCGTTTCATCTCTTTTCAAAGTCTGACCTGAATCTGTATACACACTCAGAACCATGCTGGCGTATTTTTATCATCTTGTATCAAGCCTCTTTAGACATCACAGTTTTGACTGTACGACACTGGGTTGCAGCAGTTAAGACACAGTATTTTCAGAAATATGAATATATAAGTGGAGCATTGTTTATTTATAGGCTCATACTGTCTTTGTGTTGTTCAAGTACAGCAGGGATTCTGGCAGTTGTGCTACATTTGTTTTAATGGCCTCTGTGATATTGATTGTGCAGCTAATTAGACCcaagtttaaaaatataaaaaagtgtttctgtgtctttaagaTCCTTAAATACAAAACATGTTCACATTTTCTGAATGCTTTAACCCACGTATTTCCaagttgtgtatgtgtatgttaatTTTTCTATTGCATGCTGTTTTATTTCCCTCTCGGCACATTGTAGTAAAGCCACAATTTTGTCTGTCTGCTCTTGCTGCCACAATGATGGACAATATtaacaccactgtgcttttgaatggcAGGCCTTTTCTCCACAAGGAAAGGCCCCAAACTGAATCTGAACCCTGACCTAACTTACTGTTAGACAGCAGTGCTAACCACTACACTAGATTCTCCACCTGCACTTCTTACTTAGGGGGTTCTTAAAGAGGGGGtaggctttttttttcaggatttatactgcatttccaatatagctgtcgccgtcaattggcttcaaaacagctctcaggaacagatgggtgacgtcacggatactacgtccatattttatacagtctatgggtgcaaACCATTAGGAGATCTTTATGCGATGACCTTGTCATTTCAACAAATCTTGTGGAGATCTCTTGGTATTTTATGAACGGATCGTTTTGagctgtttacacacaaattcaggGATTACTACAACATATGCATACGTAGCGTTTGGAAAATTTGCACACATTTAGTATGGACTTCCAACATTGTTACTTTATATCTTTGTTTGAAATATGAgacctaaaaaataaagcatAATACCCCTTCTGTAAACTTTTAATTTAAGTGTGGTATGCACTGGTTCTCTCTTAGTCCAAACCATAAACGCATTTCAAACAAGTATCTCGTCATGTAATACAAGTTCAACTCAAGTCCCGAGAGTTTGAAAAGACTACAAGTTAAGTTTGAGGTCTAACAAAACAGGTTGAAACAAAAGGTAACAAGACAACTCAAAGTTATAAGTACTTAAAATATCCAAAAGTCAGTCATCCATAAGTCAGAAAAGCTCTCCAATCAAGACTCGCAACATTCAAGCCAGAAAAGTCCTGATAAATGGTGACTTTTTCTGCCAGTCTTAAGTCAAAAAGTCACGCAAGACTTGTTTAAATCAAAACTGAAGTCTGTCATGGCAAGTTTCCAGTTAAGACACAGCTCTCGACTAGTCCAAGACAAGCACGGGAGTTTTTGGAGGAAGGGGGTCGTTTTTATTAAGGCAGTACTATAGACAAGAGAGGCTGAATATAAGTTGATTGTATATTTTTCTTTGATGtcagtggattttttttcaagaatctaactgatgaaaaataacatttagaCTATGAAAGATGGCCTTGAGGACATTTCTTAAAGGCAGTGGCGTATTAAGGCTGCTTGAGGGGCCAAAAATGCAATGCAATGTAAGCAATATGTGATTTTTACCAAACAGAATA
Encoded here:
- the kat6b gene encoding histone acetyltransferase KAT6B isoform X2 produces the protein MVKLANPLYTEWILEAIQKIKRQKQRPSEERICHAVATSHGLDKKTVLEQLELSVHDGSILKVTNKGSASYKDPGNPGRVGSIPPANVSVPSKESIWNSSDLRHIDWNKILKRAIEGLDDTHGSSLKNIERYLRNQDDLSNVVDNPAFRQRLRLAAKRSVNNGRLLKNGPRYKLSHGSVEGRGARCPSASPLVLSSVTLLPHERDQLRVDPIPICSFCLGTKESNRDKRPEELLSCADCGSSGHPSCLKFSPELTSNVKRLRWQCIECKTCSSCRIQGKNADEMLFCDSCDRGFHMECCDPPLSRMPKGTWVCQVCRPKENGKKLLHKKADQIKRRYAKPIGRPRNKLKQRMSVTSGDGSMVALGGRGSPGHNGELCVKQEARAEFAAMSREHVTEEDIETFTDVQERAAQRTGSLMNTDSMRCPAVIEFGKYEIQTWYSSPYPPEYSRLQKLYLCEFCLKYMRSKNILQRHTKKCGWFHPPANEIYRKDDLSVFEVDGNVSKLFCQNLCLLAKLFLDHKTLYYDVEPFLFYILTKNDEKGCHLVGYFSKEKLCQQKYNVSCIMIMPQYQRQGFGRFLIDFSYLLTRQEGQAGSPEKPLSDLGRLSYLAYWKSVILEYLYKHPDKHISVKGISRATGMCPHDIAATLQQLGMIDRQDGRIVLIRRERLIQRHMESLRANPRQNEVDPDALHWTPSTTHNAVLSEEEREAEMDAERLKEQASCWEKEEREGFMMTHGSRQPLTKVHCKVPFRTYERRPALSWTRRIQQKQEVSDEDADDDEDDSDGSDGSPPILTKAHAMLAAKRKRTIVLKKRGRKRKRINSSVTTETISETTEVLNEPFDNSEDERPMPLLERTCRVGEMEEEEEEEEEQEDKTPITPMKRRRGRPRLEKNAQKDKLERWNEGADILSKRPSRPRPVKRKKGWPKGVKRGPPKWRLKNERKMGFKLNLYTPPETPMEAEQHHIQTEEAKEEPDQDVASADEDSKAGRGSASPDMMLDRLPSEPSSPADLGSQKSSSPEGSPVTSPVCSPPYPGAVSPAMCEDRGDSPDPPEDDQQESEHGQDSPAKDVEHITEGAVSLENDNEEEEEEDEQRAQVEDQDADDEDDSHSKTAEPESSKAESEESLKETPECTPPFLDPKEDNDSELSQQVSTVPCSEEDPAAAAAADSIQEAVTETTVATPAPEAVAVASVAAADSDNPADSESEEESTPSPRPDLPPPPPTERPTLSPVLRENPPICTEIDSETAQAVQSLTQETERENVFQDCVESQEPCRSLQTYTHVPQSPQLTALDDCPQSDHSSPLSSAQSHPSQSVRSVNSPAVSILESGYTQISPDHSAISVPSLHNMETSPMMDVPSVSDHSQQVVDSGFSDLGSIESTTENYENPSSYDSTMGGSICGAGPTQNSCSYGSIPPSGLAQSSCAVSQQMAAVNPGSCGMIQPNSLSSPPHCNVKSPQGCVVVERPPSNSQHSQHSQRSQHTQHTQHSQHSSHSRHGPHNQHSQHNQHGPHNQLSQHSQHNPHNQHSHHHNHHLQHNQLSQHNQHAQHGLHNQHSQHSQQQSMAQCAIPTNFATTMQLADIPESGNPNFALYERINHQGEYGSGHYPQSSGLSLAKLQQFTNTFIDHSHSLPFNHSASHPITSYANTPSLSSQHSSLVSLSQTSHRVPNPQVQATMTPPPNLSSPPPMMLQRNMGIPPSQRIQPQMASKSHISARSKSAPLSHHQQQMYARPPQTVAMQAPSRTLAAMPRMNMSVNIMPAPGYNVNSMNMPSLNPMNGYSMSQPMMNSGYHGNHAYMNQSPQYSMQMGMMGTQPYPQQSMQAPPHGNMVYTPAGHHGYMNTGMSKQSLKGPFIRR